A region of Salvia splendens isolate huo1 chromosome 17, SspV2, whole genome shotgun sequence DNA encodes the following proteins:
- the LOC121774491 gene encoding uncharacterized protein LOC121774491, with the protein MGRIEFESHFSHPHPLTLISHADGGATNPSCCSGCKLKPSGMIYSCTICSFFLHQKCFQMPYAITHPFHKDHPLTLLAESAYAGGEFSCDACAQRGSGFSYHCKPCGLDLHILCAAAPLSLATPRHAHKLGLAFAAPYDTKSFMCDVCRFHGGDHWLYRCIACGFDAHLKCATGAAPVPPHPHGGAALGVPAGSVAIGVNEQIMQMIQMNNALAQAGRGGGERQLQQMMQLMSAFNRSGLANGGGGGGLESLLGGGGGLETLLGGGGLESLLGGGGGLDFIGGLF; encoded by the coding sequence ATGGGAAGGATAGAGTTTGAATCCCATTTCAGCCATCCACACCCGTTGACTCTCATCTCTCATGCCGACGGCGGCGCCACCAATCCATCTTGCTGTTCAGGGTGCAAGCTGAAGCCCTCCGGCATGATCTACTCCTGCACAATCTGCTCTTTCTTCCTCCACCAAAAATGCTTCCAAATGCCCTACGCCATCACTCATCCTTTCCACAAGGACCACCCTCTCACACTCCTCGCTGAATCGGCCTACGCCGGCGGAGAGTTCAGCTGCGACGCCTGCGCCCAGCGCGGCTCCGGCTTCTCCTACCACTGCAAGCCCTGCGGCCTCGACCTGCACATACTCTGCGCCGCCGCGCCCTTGTCTCTGGCGACGCCGCGCCACGCCCACAAGCTCGGGCTCGCGTTCGCGGCTCCTTACGATACCAAGAGTTTCATGTGCGACGTCTGCCGCTTCCATGGCGGGGATCACTGGCTCTACAGGTGCATCGCGTGTGGATTTGATGCGCATTTGAAATGCGCCACCGGAGCTGCTCCTGTGCCGCCTCACCCTCACGGTGGTGCAGCTTTGGGTGTTCCTGCGGGCAGCGTGGCTATCGGGGTGAATGAGCAGATCATGCAGATGATTCAGATGAATAATGCGTTGGCTCAGGCGGGCCGAGGTGGTGGTGAAAGGCAGTTGCAACAGATGATGCAGTTGATGTCTGCGTTCAATCGCAGTGGCCTTGCtaatggaggaggaggaggaggactgGAATCTTTGCTTGGTGGCGGAGGAGGGCTGGAAACTTTGCTTGGTGGCGGAGGACTGGAATCTTTACTTGGTGGTGGCGGTGGCCTAGACTTTATTGGAGGCCTTTTCTGA
- the LOC121773889 gene encoding uncharacterized protein LOC121773889, with the protein MGKPTTTTAEPPSITHFSHPHPLHLSNNPQTQHCSACNLPTAAAAATYFCIINNCNFGLHLKCSQLPHQITHPFDHQHALTLYPKPVYPEGLFNCDACGNRGDAFSYHCSPCGVDLHTTCASLPLKLTHHLHNHALDLAFSAPYQGNSFSCDICKKLGSKTWLYRCAACEFDVHLTCVAAVVPPPVQRPRSFVPPQNRPPNNGYGGYQGGVAAQPIYGGVRPVNRLGDQILLAAVEGIAGGVAQSATGVLFQEVFGVGGGGGGGGNGICVDVSGMDGGASVDGAAADGGYGGGDGSY; encoded by the coding sequence ATGGGGAAGCCAACCACCACCACAGCAGAGCCACCTTCCATCACCCATTTCAGCCACCCACACCCCCTCCACCTCTCCAACAACCCCCAAACCCAGCACTGCTCCGCCTGCAATCTCCCCACCGCCGCGGCAGCCGCTACCTACTTCTGCATAATTAACAACTGCAACTTCGGCCTCCACCTGAAATGCAGCCAGCTCCCGCACCAAATCACCCACCCCTTCGACCACCAGCACGCCCTCACCCTCTACCCGAAGCCCGTCTACCCGGAGGGCCTCTTCAACTGCGACGCCTGCGGCAACCGCGGCGACGCCTTCTCCTACCACTGCAGCCCCTGCGGCGTCGACCTCCACACCACCTGCGCCTCCCTCCCGCTCAAGCTCACCCACCATCTCCACAATCACGCCCTCGATCTCGCCTTCTCCGCGCCATATCAGGGGAACTCCTTCTCCTGCGATATCTGCAAGAAGCTTGGGTCTAAAACGTGGCTCTACCGCTGCGCCGCCTGCGAATTCGACGTACATTTGACCTGCGTCGCCGCGGTCGTTCCTCCGCCTGTGCAGCGCCCGAGATCGTTCGTTCCGCCGCAGAATCGGCCGCCTAATAATGGTTATGGTGGGTATCAAGGAGGAGTGGCGGCGCAGCCGATTTATGGAGGTGTGAGGCCGGTGAATAGGCTGGGGGATCAAATATTGCTTGCGGCGGTGGAAGGCATAGCCGGAGGCGTTGCTCAGTCGGCGACGGGCGTTCTTTTTCAGGAAGTGTTTGGCGTTGGCGGTGgcggagggggaggaggtaatGGCATTTGTGTGGATGTTTCTGGGATGGACGGTGGAGCAAGTGTTGACGGAGCGGCGGCGGACGGAGGATATGGCGGTGGAGATGGATCATACTAG